One window from the genome of Salisaeta longa DSM 21114 encodes:
- the pth gene encoding aminoacyl-tRNA hydrolase, which produces MANDKRLIVGLGNPGPEYKDTRHNVGFRVAQMLLHRLDASARREHQALVGWGVHEGTQTGVALPQTYMNRSGHAVQPLCAAYDLDVSDLLVIVDDLHLDVGQLRLRPGGSSGGHNGLADIAAQLGTTDYPRLRIGIGNDYADGAQAEYVLSPFTAQQADTMQEVLIDAANAALLFVRDGMEAAMNRYNS; this is translated from the coding sequence ATGGCAAACGACAAACGACTGATTGTGGGCCTCGGCAATCCCGGCCCCGAGTACAAAGACACCCGCCACAACGTGGGCTTTCGCGTCGCGCAGATGCTTCTTCACCGCCTCGATGCCTCGGCGCGCCGCGAGCACCAGGCCCTTGTGGGCTGGGGCGTGCACGAAGGCACCCAGACAGGCGTCGCCCTGCCGCAAACCTACATGAACCGCAGCGGCCACGCGGTGCAGCCGCTCTGTGCCGCTTACGACCTCGACGTGTCGGACCTGCTCGTCATTGTGGATGACCTGCATCTCGATGTGGGACAGCTGCGCCTGCGCCCCGGCGGCAGCAGCGGCGGACACAATGGCCTCGCCGACATTGCTGCGCAGCTTGGCACCACCGACTATCCGCGGTTGCGCATTGGCATCGGCAACGATTACGCCGACGGTGCGCAGGCCGAATACGTGCTGTCACCGTTTACTGCGCAGCAGGCAGACACCATGCAGGAGGTGCTGATTGACGCCGCCAACGCGGCGCTGCTCTTTGTGCGCGACGGCATGGAGGCAGCCATGAACCGCTACAACAGTTAG
- a CDS encoding response regulator transcription factor, with protein sequence MIHPSEHHLLLVEDEPDVASFVQQGLSEEGYKVNWVETGQRALEYIRQSTFDLVLLDVRLPDLSGLEVCERMRLHRPALPVLMLTALDAVEDRVRGLRAGADDYLPKPFAFDELVARIEALLRRTNRPQESGMLKDGPLVIDPAARTCTYKGQRVDVTPTEFDLLAYLMARSGRALSRDTIHQEVWGHAFDRGTNLIDVYVNYVRRKLEAVGCKPPIETVRGVGYRYAPCADEASSQQLPSESSPPAPNDR encoded by the coding sequence ATGATACACCCAAGCGAACATCACCTACTTCTTGTTGAAGATGAGCCCGACGTGGCTTCTTTTGTCCAACAAGGTCTGTCGGAAGAAGGCTATAAGGTGAACTGGGTGGAAACGGGGCAGCGCGCGCTGGAATACATCCGCCAATCGACCTTCGATCTCGTCTTGCTCGACGTTCGCCTGCCGGACCTTTCGGGGTTGGAAGTGTGCGAGCGCATGCGTCTGCATCGCCCCGCGCTTCCAGTACTCATGCTCACGGCCCTGGATGCGGTCGAAGATCGAGTGCGCGGGCTACGGGCAGGTGCCGACGACTACCTTCCCAAGCCGTTTGCTTTCGACGAACTAGTCGCGCGTATCGAAGCCCTCCTGCGGCGGACGAACCGACCACAGGAATCCGGTATGCTCAAAGACGGCCCGCTCGTGATTGACCCGGCCGCTCGCACCTGCACCTACAAGGGCCAACGCGTGGATGTTACACCAACGGAATTTGATCTGCTCGCCTACCTGATGGCGCGTTCGGGGCGGGCCTTGAGCCGCGATACGATCCACCAAGAGGTGTGGGGGCATGCCTTCGACCGGGGCACCAACTTGATCGACGTGTACGTCAATTACGTGCGCCGAAAGTTAGAGGCGGTCGGCTGCAAGCCGCCTATCGAGACCGTGCGAGGGGTCGGCTATCGGTACGCTCCCTGCGCCGATGAAGCCTCCTCCCAGCAACTGCCTTCCGAATCCTCTCCCCCGGCCCCCAACGACCGATGA
- a CDS encoding P-II family nitrogen regulator, translated as MQMIVAYFRPIVQDEVMERLRQMGVPGASLSKVHGFGLEADAAGKETYGPQVSPYKHTVKLEVICPDDREAELVDTIAQTAQTGQRGDGKIYVLPVQRAVDIRSYEAGGAAHGRA; from the coding sequence ATGCAAATGATTGTTGCTTACTTTCGCCCTATTGTACAAGACGAGGTTATGGAGCGACTTCGCCAAATGGGAGTGCCCGGAGCTAGCCTGAGCAAGGTACATGGCTTTGGGCTAGAGGCCGATGCGGCGGGCAAAGAAACCTATGGCCCCCAGGTTTCTCCTTACAAACACACAGTGAAGCTGGAAGTCATTTGCCCGGACGACCGGGAAGCGGAACTCGTCGATACTATCGCCCAAACAGCGCAGACTGGGCAGCGAGGCGACGGAAAGATCTACGTTCTGCCCGTTCAGCGCGCTGTCGACATTCGCTCTTACGAGGCTGGAGGTGCAGCCCACGGGCGGGCCTGA
- a CDS encoding NAD-dependent succinate-semialdehyde dehydrogenase → MAFTSVNPATEEEIARYAAHTPDAVEQALDRAVAAHAVQRERSFAARARRMRRVADLLEERADTYGRLMTREMGKPLDQATGEVEKCAWVCRYYAEHAADFLSDEPVATDATESFVAYEPLGPLLAIMPWNFPFWQLFRFGAPALMAGNSIVLKHAPNVMGCAEAIEAVVRDAGFDAHELQHLRVDTDTTADIIADDRVRGVTLTGSVGAGRAVAQQAGQHLKPTVLELGGSDPFIVCADADLDRALDVAVQARMQNNGQSCIAAKRFIVEEPVADTFRDRFVAAVEDLSVGDPTDAVDLGPMARADLRDQLHDQVERAIGDGALALTGGHPLHRTGFYYAPTVLAEVEPGTVAFDEELFGPVAAFTTARDLDHAVALANATDFGLGGAVFTEDLSKGQSVARRLACGCAFVNAMTKSDPRVPFGGIKNSGYGRELSHHGIHEFVNAKTIWVTA, encoded by the coding sequence ATGGCCTTCACGTCTGTCAACCCTGCGACCGAAGAAGAAATTGCCCGCTACGCGGCCCACACACCCGATGCGGTGGAGCAGGCCCTCGACCGCGCGGTGGCCGCCCACGCCGTGCAGCGCGAACGCTCGTTTGCGGCGCGCGCTAGGCGGATGCGGCGCGTAGCCGATCTGCTAGAGGAGCGCGCCGACACGTACGGCCGCCTCATGACCCGCGAAATGGGCAAGCCGCTCGACCAGGCCACCGGCGAGGTGGAAAAGTGCGCCTGGGTGTGCCGCTACTACGCCGAACACGCCGCCGACTTCCTGTCCGACGAGCCGGTGGCCACCGATGCTACCGAAAGTTTTGTGGCGTACGAACCCCTGGGCCCCCTCCTGGCCATCATGCCGTGGAATTTTCCGTTCTGGCAGCTCTTTCGTTTTGGCGCCCCGGCGCTCATGGCGGGCAACAGCATCGTGCTGAAGCACGCGCCCAACGTGATGGGCTGCGCCGAAGCCATCGAGGCGGTGGTGCGCGACGCGGGCTTCGATGCGCACGAGCTGCAACACCTGCGCGTAGACACCGACACGACGGCCGATATCATCGCCGACGATCGCGTGCGCGGCGTGACCCTCACCGGCAGCGTGGGCGCCGGGCGCGCCGTGGCCCAGCAGGCCGGACAGCACCTCAAGCCCACGGTGCTGGAGCTCGGCGGCTCCGATCCGTTCATTGTATGCGCCGATGCCGACCTCGACCGCGCCCTCGACGTGGCCGTGCAAGCGCGCATGCAAAACAACGGACAAAGCTGCATTGCGGCCAAACGGTTCATTGTGGAAGAACCCGTAGCGGATACCTTCCGCGACCGCTTCGTTGCTGCGGTCGAGGACCTGTCCGTTGGCGACCCAACCGATGCCGTAGACCTCGGCCCGATGGCCCGCGCCGACCTGCGCGACCAGCTGCATGACCAGGTGGAACGCGCCATTGGCGACGGCGCCCTCGCCCTTACCGGCGGCCACCCGCTGCATCGCACCGGCTTTTACTACGCACCCACGGTGCTTGCAGAAGTGGAACCCGGCACCGTCGCCTTCGACGAAGAGCTGTTCGGTCCGGTGGCCGCGTTCACCACCGCCCGCGACCTCGACCACGCCGTGGCGCTCGCCAACGCAACCGACTTTGGACTGGGCGGAGCCGTCTTTACCGAGGACCTTTCGAAAGGGCAATCCGTTGCCCGGCGGCTTGCGTGCGGCTGCGCCTTCGTCAATGCAATGACCAAGAGCGACCCGCGGGTGCCGTTTGGCGGCATTAAGAACAGCGGCTACGGGCGCGAGCTCTCGCATCACGGCATCCACGAATTTGTGAACGCCAAAACCATCTGGGTGACTGCGTAG
- a CDS encoding sensor histidine kinase, producing the protein MTGSLLPFGASSDESTGERPSFQRRLLVQFGPALVLALGVLALIAWTGAYLAVHRNAVEALETEIGEMRTIIGVHDTLDVSGYAWNEAHHRLAINRVDPIFVQVFSTDGRLIRQSANIDSLSGSFPRRRLPIHPESFWPSIHIFTVSGQALYYRTRSLRTASGTRVGFVQIARHVPEHRSLLWTFAGVLLGLWIVLSLGLLALVKWSARRVLEPLQSITAVAQSVTTTDLNERVVVPPSADRETATLGRAFNALLNRIGDHVAALQAFTANAAHELQTPLTALQGHVELALRRERDPERYRETLRLLERKLSVLIDTLRALLTLTRLDRDALVDISPVNLSALVGDEIEALQDAAIEKGLSLTVQTSTPVWTKGLPNLLHKAVRNIIDNAIKYTPGGDVVVTVDYTTDGQARFTCTDTGVGMTAEECKAATSRFYRGDGAAQVAEGSGLGLSLVQQIVNAHGGTLRLKSTPGKGTQAIILLPTAPSPHHSDGSDEPVPHTHRAGQ; encoded by the coding sequence ATGACCGGTTCCCTCCTTCCGTTTGGTGCCTCTTCGGACGAGTCAACAGGGGAGCGCCCCTCGTTTCAGCGGCGCCTCCTGGTGCAGTTTGGCCCGGCCCTTGTGCTAGCGCTTGGGGTACTAGCCCTGATCGCGTGGACCGGGGCCTACCTGGCCGTGCACCGGAATGCCGTCGAGGCGTTGGAGACGGAGATCGGCGAAATGCGGACTATCATTGGCGTGCACGATACCCTCGACGTGTCTGGGTATGCGTGGAACGAGGCACACCATCGCCTTGCCATTAACCGGGTGGATCCGATTTTTGTACAAGTGTTTTCTACCGATGGCCGCCTCATACGTCAGTCGGCCAATATCGACTCGCTGTCGGGATCATTTCCTCGCCGGCGCCTACCTATTCATCCGGAGAGCTTCTGGCCGTCGATTCATATATTTACGGTGAGTGGCCAGGCGCTCTACTATCGCACGCGTTCGCTTCGGACTGCCTCGGGCACACGGGTGGGCTTTGTACAGATTGCGCGCCACGTGCCGGAGCACCGGTCCCTCCTCTGGACATTTGCGGGAGTGTTGCTTGGGCTCTGGATTGTCCTCTCGCTGGGCCTGCTGGCCCTTGTCAAATGGTCTGCCCGACGCGTCTTAGAACCGCTTCAGTCCATCACCGCAGTTGCACAGTCCGTCACCACAACCGACTTGAACGAGCGCGTGGTGGTCCCTCCCTCAGCCGACCGCGAGACTGCCACCCTCGGACGTGCCTTTAACGCACTCCTCAACCGCATCGGAGACCATGTAGCTGCCTTGCAAGCGTTTACCGCTAACGCGGCCCATGAGCTACAAACCCCGCTTACAGCCTTACAGGGCCACGTTGAGCTGGCGCTGCGCCGCGAACGCGACCCCGAGCGGTACCGCGAGACGCTCCGCCTTCTTGAACGCAAGCTGAGCGTTCTCATCGATACCCTTCGCGCGCTCCTCACGCTTACGCGCCTTGACCGAGACGCCCTTGTGGACATAAGCCCGGTCAACCTCTCAGCCCTCGTTGGCGATGAAATAGAGGCTCTCCAAGACGCGGCAATCGAGAAAGGCCTCTCGCTTACCGTGCAAACTAGTACACCCGTCTGGACGAAAGGACTGCCCAATTTGCTTCATAAGGCAGTCCGAAATATCATTGACAATGCCATCAAGTACACCCCCGGGGGCGATGTGGTGGTGACGGTAGACTACACGACGGACGGGCAGGCGCGCTTCACATGCACAGACACCGGTGTTGGCATGACCGCGGAAGAGTGCAAAGCGGCCACCAGTCGCTTCTACCGTGGCGACGGCGCCGCCCAGGTTGCAGAGGGCAGCGGGCTTGGGCTCTCGTTGGTGCAGCAGATTGTCAACGCGCATGGCGGCACGCTACGCCTTAAGTCTACCCCGGGTAAGGGCACACAAGCTATTATCTTGCTCCCCACCGCGCCCTCTCCCCACCATTCTGATGGATCCGACGAACCGGTGCCCCACACCCATCGGGCCGGTCAATAG